In Macrobrachium rosenbergii isolate ZJJX-2024 chromosome 16, ASM4041242v1, whole genome shotgun sequence, a single genomic region encodes these proteins:
- the LOC136847466 gene encoding uncharacterized protein, with translation MVMLQIRLSIILLLFMAALSYSAKNNRKQLDDDPPRLTDVRRLIGSGRKRRALKDAPPYDQLYITNPSPYLLAEVLKDLGGGPGGLCHVLVYHDPKAASPDDLATLQKILESPAILIDVSKLKFSLITKSQRDVPLLDLLSNRPDQRCRLLLAWSSPNYQRGLLLILRAEQGILGHKDTVILPVEDHRLDRFLPQLKRRVLIKKRGSRAGRDRRELLNSRFLVEGVCEACTKYTLQQLGEWSQPTGWIWGGSSLHKMGLSGASVTVSYTPSVPNVFVMGNQNNDSLVLEGVEMRLLDYAAQALNFSYRLVVPEDGEWGRPVNGTWTGKVGEVIKGNADIAIGGIVYTRERAEVIEYSILFHNELWGIVCPLSVRLPVWPYIMFPFRTESAPTVFKFLVIFHVMAFLIVSLMGIQEETHPQHPLSESIYITVKTGIALYLRLMACLYFWNLFFCLMKPKYEEPITNSIALLQSGKHWGIVSGTTVTRVLSTSLSPGHSELAANAKPLDSIGEGFQQLRSDGLCLVGVPKRYAQATIATRHTTECGEPGLQISDEDLNSVLGGWIFPYGSPLIDPINSIISRLQGFGFLEHWRKEFHLMLLTKGPRDLPCLNPPLSALTVMDLRLAFLILLIGWSTAFLVHIAEHVMFYICNPMKQSNIIRRTNVRNIDRQDTNIDSAVNHNTIAPRSINDRCNINDINKNLPHNARKTDEIISSKDDSPSHTYKLRHWLKNVLTPTERLDITKKEIQFRRQLNTILRDMWGITPQ, from the coding sequence ATGGTAATGCTTCAAATACGACTATCTATTATTCTACTGCTTTTCATGGCAGCACTGTCATACAGTGCCAAAAACAACCGAAAACAACTGGACGATGATCCACCTAGGCTAACAGATGTCCGTAGGCTGATAGGCTCAGGTCGCAAACGTAGAGCTCTGAAGGATGCCCCACCATATGACCAGCTGTATATAACGAATCCTAGTCCCTACTTATTAGCAGAGGTTTTGAAGGACCTTGGTGGAGGACCTGGAGGTTTGTGCCACGTCCTTGTGTATCATGACCCAAAAGCAGCCTCACCAGATGATCTTGCTACCCTACAGAAGATATTGGAATCACCTGCAATCCTTATTGATGtttcaaaattgaaattttctttGATCACTAAATCACAGCGTGATGTTCCCTTACTTGATTTACTGTCCAATCGACCAGATCAGAGATGTCGTTTACTATTGGCATGGTCCTCTCCAAATTACCAGCGAGGACTACTTCTCATCCTAAGAGCTGAGCAGGGTATCTTGGGTCACAAAGACACAGTCATTCTACCTGTTGAAGACCATCGTCTTGATCGCTTCTTACCCCAGCTCAAGCGCAGAGTTCTTATTAAAAAACGAGGGTCTAGAGCAGGCCGTGATCGCCGTGAGTTGTTGAATTCTAGGTTTTTGGTTGAGGGAGTGTGTGAAGCATGCACAAAATATACTTTGCAGCAGTTGGGGGAATGGAGCCAACCAACTGGCTGGATATGGGGTGGATCAAGCTTACATAAAATGGGGTTATCAGGAGCTAGCGTGACAGTATCATATACTCCATCAGTACCCAATGTTTttgttatgggaaatcaaaacaATGACTCACTTGTACTTGAAGGAGTTGAAATGCGCTTATTAGATTATGCAGCACAGGCTCTCAACTTCTCCTATCGCTTAGTTGTCCCTGAAGATGGTGAATGGGGTAGGCCTGTAAATGGTACCTGGACAGGAAAGGTTGGAGAGGTAATAAAAGGAAATGCTGATATCGCAATTGGTGGCATTGTGTATACAAGGGAGCGTGCTGAAGTAATTGAATATTCAATCCTGTTCCACAATGAACTATGGGGTATAGTTTGTCCACTTTCTGTTCGGCTTCCTGTCTGGCCTTACATTATGTTCCCATTCAGAACTGAATCTGCACCAACTGTATTcaagtttcttgttattttccatGTAATGGCCTTTTTAATCGTATCTTTAATGGGCATTCAAGAAGAGACACATCCTCAACATCCACTATCagagtctatatatataactgtaaaaacTGGTATTGCACTTTACTTAAGACTAATGGCTTGCCTCTACTTTTGGAACCTTTTTTTCTGTCTCATGAAACCAAAATATGAAGAACCCATAACCAACTCAATAGCATTGCTCCAAAGTGGGAAACACTGGGGAATTGTTAGTGGGACAACAGTAACAAGGGTACTATCTACATCTTTAAGCCCGGGTCATTCTGAGTTGGCAGCAAATGCCAAACCCTTAGATTCAATTGGTGAAGGTTTCCAGCAGTTAAGAAGTGATGGCCTATGTCTTGTTGGAGTACCCAAGAGATATGCACAAGCTACTATTGCTACAAGACATACAACTGAATGTGGTGAACCTGGTTTGCAAATAAGTGATGAGGACCTGAACTCGGTACTTGGAGGGTGGATATTTCCCTATGGTTCGCCCCTAATCGATCCAATCAACTCTATCATCAGTCGTTTGCAAGGGTTTGGGTTTCTAGAACACTGGCGGAAGGAATTTCATCTGATGCTCCTGACGAAAGGGCCTCGAGACTTGCCATGTCTTAACCCACCTTTAAGTGCCCTTACTGTCATGGACCTTCGCCTTGCATTTTTGATTCTTCTCATAGGGTGGAGTACTGCCTTCCTTGTTCATATTGCCGAGCAtgtgatgttttatatatgtaacccAATGAAGCAGAGTAATATCATCAGACGCACAAATGTTCGAAACATTGATAGACAAGATACAAATATAGATAGTGCTGTGAACCATAACACAATAGCACCACGCTCTATTAATGACAGGtgtaatataaatgatattaacaaaaatttacctcataATGCAAGGAAAACCGATGAAATTATATCATCCAAGGATGACTCACCAAGCCACACATACAAACTACGCCATTGGCTTAAAAATGTTCTAACTCCAACAGAGAGATTAGATATCACTAAGAAAGAAATACAGTTCAGAAGACAACTTAATACTATTCTGAGAGACATGTGGGGAATCACCCCACAATGA